One genomic region from Reichenbachiella ulvae encodes:
- a CDS encoding porin family protein, whose product MIQNAFLSVSKAFIIAFLLLAANQTMAQRNMKPKLPGSEYQNFLNTQWWLGIKAGMNYSQPIPGQRYSTIDPINYDLELLEKEYDQFNKPGVMLGLDISLYHKGFSIGTQPVFKSMGYSYNSSIEWTGDTETQTFETAYESEQTMSYIELPLSVKYEFIQSGKVRPYLMVGMQYSFLLDANKKTKITHTDYQSGSPVSYSGGNVSINVKDGFQNYYGALGGIGAAFDYFNIRTVLEISYNYGMSSITNTKARFSENELVSLGETNDEITINNINASLSIVFPLRYIDKTFSPY is encoded by the coding sequence ATGATACAAAACGCCTTTTTATCCGTAAGTAAAGCATTTATCATCGCTTTCCTTTTGCTGGCAGCCAACCAGACCATGGCACAGCGAAACATGAAACCTAAACTTCCCGGATCCGAATACCAAAACTTCCTCAATACACAGTGGTGGCTTGGAATCAAAGCGGGTATGAATTACAGCCAACCCATTCCCGGCCAGAGGTATTCCACGATAGACCCTATTAACTATGATTTAGAGCTCCTGGAAAAAGAATACGATCAGTTTAACAAACCTGGGGTGATGCTTGGCCTGGATATCTCGTTATATCACAAAGGTTTCTCTATCGGCACTCAGCCTGTCTTCAAAAGTATGGGATATAGCTACAACAGTAGTATCGAATGGACTGGAGACACTGAAACTCAGACCTTCGAAACTGCCTATGAAAGTGAACAAACCATGAGTTACATTGAGCTTCCTCTCAGTGTGAAATACGAATTCATTCAAAGTGGGAAAGTAAGGCCCTATCTCATGGTAGGCATGCAATATTCCTTCTTGTTAGATGCTAACAAGAAGACCAAAATCACTCACACAGACTATCAAAGTGGTTCTCCTGTTTCGTATAGTGGAGGCAATGTTTCTATCAATGTGAAAGATGGCTTTCAAAACTATTATGGAGCACTAGGTGGTATTGGAGCAGCATTTGACTATTTCAATATCCGTACTGTATTAGAGATCAGCTACAATTATGGCATGAGTTCGATCACCAATACCAAAGCCAGATTCTCAGAAAATGAATTGGTTTCCCTAGGCGAAACCAATGATGAAATCACCATCAATAATATCAATGCCTCTTTGAGCATTGTGTTCCCATTAAGATATATTGACAAAACCTTCTCACCTTATTAA
- a CDS encoding NAD(P)/FAD-dependent oxidoreductase encodes MWSYWEQDTFIQKPDLVVIGSGIVGLSAVIRYAEVYPKHRVMILEAGPLPTGASTKNAGFACFGSPTEVLMDLENESEDQVLARIEKRWKGLENLQQLLGKENIGLETPGSYELFLKEDQSLFDQTFSQIDRLNRLIYPTLKRKVYEVHHSIIEKAGFQGVGSAISINGEGQINTGLMMKNLIDLAKQKHIQILNGYKVTSISYQADGVNIQGLAGNIHAKKCIIATNGFGKQLLPDLDLKPARAQVLITKPIDNLPFKGTFHFDQGYYYFRNVGNRVLFGGGRNLDKDKETTDKINFNQKIQSHLIELLKTHILPNTPFEIDQQWAGIMGIGSTKETLIEKINDNCVISLRLGGMGIAIGSLIGREAAELLMHE; translated from the coding sequence ATGTGGAGTTATTGGGAGCAAGATACATTTATTCAAAAACCTGATTTAGTGGTCATTGGTAGTGGGATTGTAGGTCTATCGGCTGTCATTCGCTATGCAGAAGTCTATCCGAAACATCGGGTTATGATTCTTGAGGCAGGTCCATTGCCTACTGGTGCCAGCACTAAAAACGCTGGATTTGCTTGCTTTGGTAGTCCTACCGAGGTACTCATGGATCTGGAAAATGAAAGTGAAGATCAAGTTCTTGCCAGAATTGAAAAACGATGGAAAGGGCTAGAAAATCTCCAACAACTACTTGGCAAAGAAAATATAGGACTGGAAACTCCTGGCAGCTACGAGTTGTTTCTTAAAGAAGATCAATCTCTTTTTGATCAAACCTTCTCGCAAATTGATCGACTTAACCGCTTAATCTACCCTACCCTGAAACGTAAAGTCTATGAGGTCCATCATTCCATCATTGAAAAAGCAGGCTTTCAAGGAGTTGGTTCAGCCATATCTATCAATGGAGAGGGGCAGATCAACACAGGTCTGATGATGAAAAACCTCATTGATTTGGCTAAACAAAAACACATTCAAATCTTAAATGGCTATAAAGTAACTTCAATTTCATATCAGGCAGATGGTGTTAATATTCAAGGGTTAGCAGGTAATATTCATGCCAAAAAATGTATCATAGCCACCAATGGTTTTGGCAAGCAACTACTGCCCGACCTGGACTTAAAGCCAGCTAGAGCTCAGGTATTAATCACCAAACCCATTGACAACTTACCTTTCAAAGGCACTTTTCACTTTGATCAGGGATACTATTACTTTAGAAATGTCGGTAACAGAGTACTCTTTGGTGGAGGAAGAAATCTGGATAAGGATAAAGAAACAACCGACAAAATCAACTTTAATCAAAAGATTCAAAGCCATTTAATCGAATTATTAAAAACCCACATCCTTCCAAACACCCCCTTTGAAATTGATCAGCAATGGGCGGGCATCATGGGCATAGGCTCTACCAAAGAAACATTGATTGAAAAGATAAATGACAATTGTGTGATTTCACTACGATTAGGTGGCATGGGGATAGCCATTGGTAGCCTGATTGGTCGTGAAGCAGCCGAACTGCTCATGCATGAGTGA
- a CDS encoding NAD(P)-binding domain-containing protein — MKSISIMGCGWLGLPLAEKLVELGYTVKGSTTSQDKIAVLESKNIQPYLIPKGALHITPSDFFESDIIFINVPPRNTPDDPEFHEKNMKAVRFQIPNDKKIIFISSTAVYPSTNLEVNEEDASEECLSRGGVSLLKIENIFTSDHCTVLRLGGLYGGDRHPGRFLSGKTIGGRDNAINMTHLDDAIQVILHILDQERWGEVFNACSPIHPSKEQFYVEAAKELGVPAPIFTDEEVDFKIVNSDKLIEAIEYRFQH; from the coding sequence ATGAAAAGCATTAGCATCATGGGTTGCGGCTGGCTAGGCTTACCCCTGGCAGAAAAACTAGTCGAACTAGGATACACTGTCAAAGGAAGTACCACCAGCCAGGACAAAATCGCAGTCTTAGAATCCAAAAACATTCAGCCCTATTTGATCCCCAAAGGGGCACTTCACATCACGCCTTCTGATTTCTTCGAATCAGATATCATATTCATCAATGTGCCACCTCGCAATACACCAGATGATCCCGAATTCCATGAAAAGAACATGAAGGCGGTGAGGTTTCAAATTCCAAACGATAAAAAAATCATTTTTATCAGCTCTACAGCGGTATACCCATCTACTAATTTGGAAGTGAATGAAGAGGACGCCAGTGAAGAATGCTTAAGTCGTGGAGGAGTCTCCCTATTGAAAATTGAGAATATATTTACTTCAGATCATTGTACAGTCTTGAGGCTAGGCGGTCTGTATGGAGGGGACAGACATCCGGGAAGATTCTTGTCTGGCAAGACCATTGGTGGTAGAGACAATGCCATCAACATGACACATCTTGATGATGCCATCCAAGTGATTCTGCACATTCTGGATCAAGAGCGCTGGGGCGAGGTATTCAATGCATGTTCCCCGATTCACCCAAGTAAAGAACAGTTTTATGTAGAGGCTGCCAAGGAACTTGGAGTACCTGCCCCTATCTTTACAGATGAAGAGGTGGACTTTAAGATCGTCAACTCGGACAAGTTAATTGAGGCCATTGAATATCGTTTCCAGCACTGA
- a CDS encoding HD domain-containing protein, with the protein MANKSISQIERVLLYYTQALGKDYNAYRNHVYRVYHLTLLLCSKELNKAQEEALAIAAVFHDIGIWTHHSMDYLGPSAESATRHLNESGKGHLADLCNQIISNHHKLSRYQGEHAELIEAFRQADLMDLAFGKLRQGLPSSRYAHLRESFPFLGFQKLIIKKVISHAWRHPSHPFPMLKA; encoded by the coding sequence ATGGCAAACAAATCTATTTCACAGATTGAACGAGTGCTTTTGTATTATACCCAGGCACTGGGCAAGGACTACAATGCCTATCGAAATCATGTCTATCGTGTATATCATTTGACTCTTCTACTCTGCAGCAAGGAGCTCAACAAAGCTCAGGAAGAGGCACTAGCCATAGCTGCTGTATTTCACGACATAGGTATTTGGACACATCATAGTATGGATTATCTCGGGCCGAGTGCAGAATCTGCAACGAGGCACCTCAATGAATCTGGCAAGGGGCATTTGGCTGATCTATGTAATCAAATCATTTCTAATCATCACAAACTATCACGATATCAAGGGGAACACGCTGAATTGATAGAGGCATTTAGGCAAGCTGATTTGATGGACCTGGCCTTTGGAAAACTGCGTCAAGGATTGCCCTCTTCTCGCTATGCGCACCTCAGGGAATCATTTCCCTTTTTAGGATTCCAAAAACTGATCATAAAAAAAGTAATAAGTCATGCATGGCGCCACCCAAGCCATCCATTTCCCATGCTGAAAGCTTAA
- a CDS encoding HAD family hydrolase encodes MPIKTIAFDADDTLWHNEGLFREAEKEFCNLLEDYMPQHSSVKELYRVELQNMQLYGYGIKAFMLSMIESAIEISGRTMNVTDIEQILRIGKELLQKPVILLDHVEEVLKELRSEYRLILATKGDLLDQQRKLQKSGLEKYFHHIEIMSEKKESDYEKVIKHLDIKPTEFAMVGNSLKSDILPVLNLEARAFHVPYHITWEHEKVDRKVEHPRLTLLEDISELPKHLSNLG; translated from the coding sequence ATGCCCATAAAAACCATTGCATTTGATGCAGACGACACCTTGTGGCACAACGAGGGTCTGTTTAGAGAAGCTGAGAAAGAATTTTGTAACCTGCTGGAGGACTACATGCCCCAGCATAGTTCTGTCAAAGAACTTTATCGAGTCGAACTCCAAAATATGCAGCTCTATGGCTATGGCATCAAAGCATTTATGCTTTCTATGATTGAAAGCGCCATAGAAATCTCTGGTCGCACCATGAACGTGACTGATATTGAGCAAATATTGAGGATCGGCAAAGAACTCCTCCAAAAACCAGTGATCCTGCTTGATCATGTAGAAGAGGTGTTAAAGGAGCTTCGCAGCGAATACCGTCTTATTTTAGCCACAAAAGGTGATCTACTCGACCAGCAACGCAAGCTTCAAAAATCAGGGCTAGAAAAGTATTTTCACCATATAGAAATCATGTCTGAGAAAAAAGAATCAGACTATGAAAAAGTGATCAAGCATCTGGATATTAAACCAACGGAATTTGCCATGGTAGGGAATTCTTTGAAGTCAGATATCCTACCTGTATTGAATTTGGAAGCTCGGGCCTTTCATGTGCCCTATCACATCACCTGGGAACATGAAAAAGTAGATCGAAAAGTGGAGCACCCACGATTGACCCTACTTGAAGACATCAGCGAACTACCCAAGCACTTATCAAACCTCGGATGA
- a CDS encoding AAA domain-containing protein — protein MTKSNIQEELKNQLQLLLQEKEEDLRQYRIKMSSTSLKERRKQGVCWYPVDLQKTRYDAGERLIIKISRQKEHDEAHLFQSGKLISLFSNNLGEGKSEEAISGVVNSVTKTDMHITLNADELPGWVNYDQIGIQLLFDENAYREMEKALQKVIKAKGERIEVLKEVLLGSRGASFRNEDVIRDIGLNESQNEALRLVHNAEDVAIIHGPPGTGKTTTLVQAIAETLKTEKQVLVCAPSNAAVDLLAERLGAQGIEVLRVGHPARVHEDILSKTLDAKIAHHDDYKSLKDMRKQAEEYFKLASKYKRNFGSAEKAQRRAIKSQALQLKEDANNLEYYIINDILAKTQVVVSTLVGSNNTSIKGMTFESVFIDEAAQALEASAWIPILKAKRVILAGDHCQLPPTIKSFEAAKKGLEVTLFEKAIQRNDADVMLSIQYRMNQKIMDFSSRMFYKGDLKADESVQNWKVYPEDQTVEFIDTAGCAFYEAVDKETRSSFNAEEADLLIKHLTEYLGQLESMEQLDELESIGIISPYKAQTALLNEKILEQGLDVDKLKKLQINTVDSFQGQERDVIYISLVRSNEEAQIGFLSDTRRMNVALTRARKKLVVIGDSATIGQHPFYEKFIDYINEIDAYRSAFELIY, from the coding sequence ATGACAAAGAGCAATATTCAGGAGGAACTGAAAAATCAACTTCAGTTGTTGCTACAGGAAAAGGAGGAAGACCTCAGACAGTACCGCATCAAGATGTCCAGCACTTCGCTCAAGGAACGCAGGAAACAAGGCGTATGCTGGTATCCGGTTGATCTACAAAAAACACGCTATGATGCAGGTGAACGTCTGATCATCAAAATCTCCAGACAAAAAGAACACGATGAGGCCCATCTTTTTCAATCAGGTAAATTGATCAGCCTGTTCTCGAACAATCTTGGGGAAGGAAAAAGTGAAGAAGCCATTTCAGGTGTGGTTAACTCTGTCACGAAAACCGACATGCATATCACCTTGAATGCAGATGAGCTACCAGGTTGGGTCAACTATGACCAGATCGGCATTCAACTGCTGTTCGATGAAAATGCCTATAGGGAGATGGAAAAAGCCTTGCAAAAGGTAATCAAGGCCAAAGGAGAACGCATCGAAGTGCTGAAGGAGGTATTATTGGGTAGCCGTGGTGCCAGCTTTAGAAATGAAGATGTAATTCGCGACATTGGTCTGAATGAAAGCCAGAACGAAGCACTGCGTTTGGTGCACAATGCAGAAGATGTCGCTATCATCCATGGCCCTCCAGGAACAGGAAAAACTACCACTCTCGTTCAAGCTATTGCCGAAACTTTAAAAACAGAAAAACAAGTCCTGGTCTGCGCTCCTAGTAATGCAGCTGTCGACTTACTGGCTGAACGCCTAGGGGCTCAGGGCATCGAAGTACTACGAGTGGGTCATCCCGCCCGAGTGCACGAAGACATCCTCAGCAAAACGCTGGACGCCAAGATCGCCCATCACGACGACTACAAAAGTCTGAAAGATATGCGTAAGCAGGCGGAAGAATATTTCAAACTGGCCAGTAAATACAAACGGAACTTTGGGAGTGCAGAAAAAGCCCAACGCAGAGCCATCAAATCACAGGCACTGCAACTCAAGGAAGATGCGAATAATCTGGAATACTATATCATCAATGACATTCTAGCCAAAACCCAAGTGGTAGTCAGTACGCTTGTTGGATCCAACAATACCAGCATCAAAGGAATGACTTTCGAATCGGTATTCATCGATGAGGCAGCTCAAGCACTAGAAGCTTCAGCCTGGATTCCTATCTTAAAAGCTAAACGAGTAATTCTGGCTGGAGATCACTGCCAGCTTCCACCGACTATCAAGTCTTTCGAAGCAGCTAAAAAAGGACTAGAAGTCACACTCTTCGAAAAAGCTATCCAGCGAAATGATGCGGACGTCATGCTTTCTATCCAGTACCGTATGAATCAAAAAATCATGGATTTCTCGAGTAGAATGTTCTACAAAGGAGACTTGAAGGCAGATGAGTCGGTCCAAAACTGGAAGGTTTATCCTGAGGATCAAACCGTAGAATTCATCGATACTGCCGGATGCGCCTTTTATGAGGCGGTGGATAAAGAAACGCGAAGTTCCTTCAACGCAGAAGAGGCGGATCTACTGATTAAACACCTGACTGAATACCTTGGTCAGCTAGAGAGTATGGAGCAACTGGACGAATTGGAAAGCATAGGAATTATCTCCCCCTACAAAGCTCAAACAGCACTGCTCAACGAAAAAATTCTAGAACAAGGCTTAGACGTTGACAAACTCAAAAAACTACAAATCAACACGGTAGATTCCTTTCAGGGACAGGAGAGAGATGTCATCTACATTAGTTTGGTCAGATCTAATGAAGAAGCTCAAATCGGATTTTTATCTGACACCAGGAGAATGAATGTAGCACTGACAAGAGCTAGAAAAAAACTGGTAGTCATCGGGGACAGTGCGACCATTGGTCAGCACCCTTTTTATGAGAAATTCATCGATTACATCAATGAAATAGATGCTTATCGCAGCGCTTTCGAATTGATTTATTAA
- a CDS encoding glycoside hydrolase 5 family protein, with the protein MKKYYWMWVLAIVFAACSQNKKSNDTVDVDQQTEIEKDGFVKVNGLSFEIDGEPYRYIGTNFWYGMNLGSPGEGGDRERLVRELDRLQALGLKNLRVMAASEGAEDSPYQNKPILQTAPGEYNQELLEGLDFFFVELAKRDMKAVVCLGNFWMWSGGFPQYVSWAEGSEIPYPDVMGGGSWDDFISYSESFYSNEKAQQYYFDFLKFIINRTNSLTGQKYKEDPTVMAWQLANEPRGYNHVEEYRVWLNKAAALIKEQDQRHLVCTGTEGDTSTPISGTELYEDNLSPDIDYATTHVWIQNWGWYNPENEDSYAQALQKSKDYLKGQEEKAKRLGKPLVIEEFGVSRNGGNFYDSASVSVRNDYYEFLFDYTVSNIKQNGIIQGCNFWSWGGEGRPANPGMLWEPGDDLIGDPAHERQGWYSVYETDSSTIELIKSYTSKI; encoded by the coding sequence ATGAAAAAGTATTATTGGATGTGGGTGTTGGCGATAGTATTTGCTGCCTGCAGTCAAAATAAGAAGAGTAACGATACAGTTGACGTTGATCAACAAACAGAAATTGAAAAAGATGGCTTTGTAAAAGTCAATGGTCTGAGTTTTGAGATCGATGGAGAACCTTATAGATACATTGGAACCAACTTTTGGTATGGTATGAATTTGGGCTCTCCGGGAGAAGGAGGAGATCGGGAAAGATTGGTTCGTGAACTAGACAGATTGCAAGCTCTGGGCCTAAAGAACCTCCGAGTAATGGCCGCAAGTGAAGGTGCAGAGGATAGCCCCTATCAAAACAAACCTATTCTACAAACGGCTCCTGGTGAATACAATCAGGAATTGTTAGAAGGATTAGATTTCTTCTTTGTGGAGTTGGCCAAAAGAGACATGAAGGCAGTCGTTTGCTTAGGTAACTTCTGGATGTGGAGTGGAGGTTTTCCACAGTATGTTTCTTGGGCAGAGGGATCAGAAATTCCTTATCCTGATGTGATGGGTGGAGGTTCCTGGGATGATTTTATTTCCTACTCTGAATCTTTTTACAGCAATGAAAAGGCTCAGCAATACTATTTCGACTTTTTGAAATTTATCATCAACCGCACCAATAGCCTGACAGGACAAAAATACAAAGAGGATCCAACAGTGATGGCCTGGCAGTTGGCTAACGAACCACGTGGCTACAATCATGTGGAGGAATACAGAGTATGGCTGAATAAGGCTGCTGCGTTGATCAAAGAACAAGATCAAAGGCATTTGGTCTGTACGGGTACAGAAGGGGATACTTCTACACCTATTTCTGGAACGGAGCTATACGAAGACAATCTTTCTCCGGATATAGATTATGCAACTACTCACGTCTGGATTCAAAACTGGGGATGGTACAATCCTGAAAATGAAGATAGCTATGCTCAGGCATTGCAAAAGAGCAAGGATTATCTAAAAGGACAGGAAGAAAAGGCGAAGCGTTTGGGTAAGCCATTGGTGATTGAGGAATTTGGAGTGTCTCGCAATGGAGGTAATTTCTATGACTCAGCAAGTGTATCAGTCAGAAATGATTACTATGAGTTTCTTTTCGATTATACCGTCAGCAATATCAAGCAAAACGGAATCATTCAGGGTTGTAATTTCTGGTCTTGGGGTGGAGAAGGACGTCCCGCCAATCCCGGTATGCTATGGGAACCAGGGGATGACCTGATAGGTGATCCTGCCCATGAACGTCAGGGTTGGTATTCGGTCTACGAGACGGATAGCAGTACCATAGAATTGATTAAATCTTATACTTCAAAGATATAA
- a CDS encoding ATP-binding protein: MLKAIFKIWVFLWFIPQAWAIDSNDLVNKGDSCFVQVDYDCALESYQAALSFEDGDSSVILYVQIRNKIADVYYQSGEFREAYADYKEGLSLADRYTLLPEKAKALEGLAHILWRYGDNVKSISSILEAIQIFKELKDTSSLVSSSNILAGIYMSTGEIDKAGEIYSETLSLAIAGKDSLGMASSYEYKGVTNFFKEDFKKAIQFYEKSLLINKQLGNSLEAGINNANIGEAYNSLGDFQLALEYFEEAENLMKKHDFKSGLIFVNYSTGVSHCGLKNFSEAFKRYQRSLELIEITGEEREKPQVLKLLSDCYAQSGDYKNAFNTHLQYVFTKDSLEHINRNIELMDIMARYEVDKKEQENLLLSKENENKAQELENKETIIFQQKVFGIVLFGFLLLSFYLYYKLSQNRTQLLLANQTKDKLFGFVAHDLKAPMANIQMLIDLLKSDVSDENVEVVQTVAELNNASHSVSLLLNDLLSWSISQQRGFVFAPKPIDLKLTIDGCIELFQEQLEYKELEVVNEVQEEPKVWVDEKAIQAIIRNLISNAIKFSHRNGIIQFKSASEGKELTFTIIDAGVGMSQEQVDGIMNSNAFVTNRGTANEKGSGMGMNLIKDFVVKSKGKLLIHSQENKGTQVYITLPLA, from the coding sequence ATGTTGAAGGCCATTTTTAAGATATGGGTATTCTTGTGGTTTATCCCTCAAGCTTGGGCCATTGACTCCAATGATTTGGTGAACAAAGGAGATTCATGCTTTGTTCAGGTTGATTATGATTGCGCACTGGAATCTTATCAAGCCGCCTTGAGTTTTGAAGATGGAGATAGTAGTGTGATCCTATACGTGCAAATCCGAAACAAAATTGCAGATGTTTACTACCAGTCTGGAGAGTTTAGAGAGGCATATGCAGACTATAAGGAGGGTTTGTCTTTAGCTGATCGTTATACCTTACTTCCAGAAAAAGCCAAAGCACTTGAAGGCCTTGCTCACATTTTATGGAGATATGGGGATAATGTTAAATCTATAAGCTCCATTCTTGAAGCAATTCAAATCTTCAAAGAACTGAAAGATACTAGTTCGCTAGTCAGCTCATCTAATATTCTTGCTGGAATATATATGAGTACCGGGGAAATCGATAAGGCCGGAGAAATATATTCTGAGACTCTTTCTTTGGCTATTGCTGGTAAAGACTCATTGGGTATGGCTAGCTCTTATGAGTACAAAGGAGTGACCAATTTTTTTAAGGAGGATTTTAAGAAGGCTATTCAGTTCTATGAAAAATCTTTGCTAATCAACAAACAACTCGGCAATAGTCTAGAGGCTGGGATAAACAATGCCAATATAGGTGAGGCGTATAATTCATTGGGTGATTTTCAATTGGCTTTGGAGTATTTTGAAGAGGCTGAGAACTTGATGAAGAAGCATGATTTCAAATCAGGGCTCATTTTTGTCAATTATAGTACTGGCGTGAGTCACTGTGGTCTGAAAAATTTTTCTGAAGCCTTTAAAAGATACCAAAGGAGCTTAGAATTGATTGAAATTACGGGTGAAGAGAGAGAAAAACCTCAAGTATTGAAGTTGCTGTCTGACTGCTATGCGCAATCTGGTGATTACAAAAATGCATTTAATACGCATCTGCAATACGTTTTTACGAAGGATTCTTTGGAGCATATTAATAGAAATATCGAACTCATGGATATAATGGCTCGATATGAAGTGGACAAGAAGGAACAGGAAAATTTGTTGCTTTCTAAAGAAAATGAGAATAAAGCTCAAGAATTAGAAAATAAAGAAACAATTATTTTTCAGCAGAAAGTTTTTGGGATCGTTCTTTTTGGGTTTTTACTTCTATCATTCTATCTGTATTACAAATTGAGCCAAAATAGAACTCAGTTGCTGTTAGCAAATCAGACAAAAGATAAATTATTTGGCTTTGTAGCACATGATTTGAAAGCCCCCATGGCCAATATTCAGATGTTGATTGATCTATTAAAATCTGATGTTTCTGATGAAAATGTTGAGGTTGTCCAGACTGTTGCAGAACTCAATAATGCTTCTCATTCTGTTAGTTTGTTGTTGAACGATTTGTTGTCCTGGTCTATTTCACAACAACGAGGCTTTGTTTTTGCTCCAAAACCAATTGATCTTAAATTGACGATTGATGGCTGTATTGAATTGTTTCAAGAGCAGCTTGAATATAAGGAACTGGAAGTAGTGAACGAAGTTCAAGAAGAACCTAAAGTTTGGGTTGATGAGAAGGCCATTCAGGCAATCATCAGGAACTTGATTTCCAATGCAATCAAATTCTCTCACAGAAATGGCATCATTCAGTTTAAGTCAGCGAGTGAAGGTAAGGAACTAACCTTCACGATTATTGATGCTGGAGTTGGGATGTCGCAAGAACAAGTGGATGGAATAATGAATTCGAATGCCTTTGTCACGAATCGTGGTACTGCTAATGAAAAAGGGAGTGGTATGGGCATGAACCTTATTAAGGATTTTGTTGTCAAGTCGAAAGGTAAATTGTTAATCCATAGTCAAGAAAATAAAGGGACTCAGGTCTATATAACATTACCATTGGCCTAA
- a CDS encoding alpha/beta hydrolase has translation MIKGHSVKLKIEAPYHSLFELTPETQHIWIVCHGYGQLSKRFIANFDHIDSAKNYVIALQGLSKFYLANFRHVGASWMTREDREVDLQNQKNYFEAIYERFNNGAEWEGKKVHLLGFSQGASAICRFAAHLKVDFHSLVLWAGSFPPELTAVDFEYLTVEAQTYAILADQDEYFSQELFDMEIEKMELAMDTSAKRIGYTGTHQLDRKVIDELVYSNI, from the coding sequence ATGATAAAAGGTCATAGCGTAAAGCTGAAAATAGAAGCTCCCTATCATTCCCTATTCGAGTTAACTCCTGAAACACAGCATATTTGGATCGTTTGTCATGGGTATGGACAGCTGTCCAAGCGGTTTATTGCTAATTTCGATCATATAGATTCAGCTAAAAATTACGTCATTGCTTTGCAAGGGCTTTCAAAGTTCTATTTGGCCAACTTTAGGCATGTAGGGGCTAGTTGGATGACCAGAGAGGATCGTGAGGTCGACCTCCAGAATCAAAAGAATTATTTTGAAGCCATCTATGAGCGATTCAATAATGGGGCTGAATGGGAAGGGAAAAAAGTACATCTTCTTGGTTTTTCACAAGGAGCTTCCGCCATTTGCCGCTTTGCTGCGCATTTGAAAGTCGATTTCCATAGTCTCGTTCTTTGGGCGGGGAGTTTTCCCCCTGAACTGACTGCAGTAGATTTTGAATACCTGACGGTCGAGGCTCAGACTTATGCAATATTAGCCGATCAGGATGAATACTTTTCTCAGGAGCTTTTTGATATGGAAATTGAAAAAATGGAATTGGCTATGGACACTTCTGCTAAGAGGATTGGGTATACAGGCACACATCAATTAGATCGAAAGGTGATTGATGAATTGGTTTATTCTAATATTTAA